The following are encoded together in the Buteo buteo chromosome 2, bButBut1.hap1.1, whole genome shotgun sequence genome:
- the NUP42 gene encoding nucleoporin NUP42 isoform X3: MGSGRGSASSPPRRLRPAARRPPLTSGRRRRAAAGPGLAMAICQFFLQGRCRFGERCWNEHPRGGGGGRYGPPAAHYQGTSRGGGGGWGTANQKYTNVIQPSTFKSNTWGGSRDHGRGFFGSSDFGSSGGSSRSADFSQNRFSALMNSQNIADGYKDEEERLLECVVKDMEIWESSGQWIFSSYSPMKEKPNVSGFLDFSPEELHLEYYNCRANNSIQNYINSVQQLAKQWKNRLLQLKALNASTKAALAFL; the protein is encoded by the exons ATGGGCTCGGGCCGGGGCTCTGCCTCTTCCCCGCCGCGGCGGCTCCGCCCCGCTGCGCGGCGCCCGCCTCTGACGtcagggcggcggcggcgtgcggcggcggggcccggcctcGCCATGGCCATCTGTCAGTTCTTCCTCCAGGGCCGCTGCCGCTTCGGCGAGAGGTGCTGGAACGAGCatccccgcggcggcggcggcgggcggtaCGGGCCCCCCGCGGCCCACTACCAAG GTActagcagaggaggaggaggaggatggggtaCTGCTAACCAGAAATACACTAATGTTATCCAGCCGTCTACCTTTAAGTCTAATACATGGGGTGGCAGCAGAGATCACGGAAGAGGATTTTTTGGCTCCTCTGATTTTGGATCATCAggcggcagcagcagaagcGCAGACTTTTCACAGAACAGATTCTCTGCATTAATGAACAGTCAAAATATTGCTGATGGCTATAAAGATGAAGAGGAGAGACTTCT tgAATGTGTAGTGAAAGACATGGAAATTTGGGAATCTTCAGGACAATGGATATTTTCATCTTATTCACCGATGAAAGAAAAGCCGAATGTCTCGG GCTTTCTAGATTTCTCACCAGAAGAGTTGCATCTGGAGTATTATAACTGCAGAGCAAACAATAGCATCCAGAACTat ATAAATTCTGTCCAACAGTTAgcaaaacaatggaaaaatcGGCTGCTTCAGTTGAAAGCTTTAAATGCATCgacaaaagcagctttg GCTTTCCTGTGA
- the NUP42 gene encoding nucleoporin NUP42 isoform X1 has product MGSGRGSASSPPRRLRPAARRPPLTSGRRRRAAAGPGLAMAICQFFLQGRCRFGERCWNEHPRGGGGGRYGPPAAHYQGTSRGGGGGWGTANQKYTNVIQPSTFKSNTWGGSRDHGRGFFGSSDFGSSGGSSRSADFSQNRFSALMNSQNIADGYKDEEERLLECVVKDMEIWESSGQWIFSSYSPMKEKPNVSGFLDFSPEELHLEYYNCRANNSIQNYINSVQQLAKQWKNRLLQLKALNASTKAALLSELKNTVTQPLPSFGFGGQQTSSFGLSSFPVNSSSNSASSFSFKTSSTLISGSSGNTPAFGSSSAGCNPPAFGVTSSPSVSHSVGFGSPAAPSAASFSFKTSETTSGFGTSGFSGFGNSSAVNSSSTTPLAAFGAFNAAVAASPSHSSSTLFGQTATASGHNITSASSAVTNNTTAEKLFTPKSELSAEELKQFEAKKFTMGKIPLKPPPLELLSV; this is encoded by the exons ATGGGCTCGGGCCGGGGCTCTGCCTCTTCCCCGCCGCGGCGGCTCCGCCCCGCTGCGCGGCGCCCGCCTCTGACGtcagggcggcggcggcgtgcggcggcggggcccggcctcGCCATGGCCATCTGTCAGTTCTTCCTCCAGGGCCGCTGCCGCTTCGGCGAGAGGTGCTGGAACGAGCatccccgcggcggcggcggcgggcggtaCGGGCCCCCCGCGGCCCACTACCAAG GTActagcagaggaggaggaggaggatggggtaCTGCTAACCAGAAATACACTAATGTTATCCAGCCGTCTACCTTTAAGTCTAATACATGGGGTGGCAGCAGAGATCACGGAAGAGGATTTTTTGGCTCCTCTGATTTTGGATCATCAggcggcagcagcagaagcGCAGACTTTTCACAGAACAGATTCTCTGCATTAATGAACAGTCAAAATATTGCTGATGGCTATAAAGATGAAGAGGAGAGACTTCT tgAATGTGTAGTGAAAGACATGGAAATTTGGGAATCTTCAGGACAATGGATATTTTCATCTTATTCACCGATGAAAGAAAAGCCGAATGTCTCGG GCTTTCTAGATTTCTCACCAGAAGAGTTGCATCTGGAGTATTATAACTGCAGAGCAAACAATAGCATCCAGAACTat ATAAATTCTGTCCAACAGTTAgcaaaacaatggaaaaatcGGCTGCTTCAGTTGAAAGCTTTAAATGCATCgacaaaagcagctttg CTATCTGAATTAAAGAACACAGTCACTCAACCATTGCCTTCCTTTGGATTTGGAGGACAGCAGACATCGAGCTTTGGGTTGTCAA GCTTTCCTGTGAACAGCAGCAGTAACAGTGCTAGCAGTTTCTCCTTTAAAACAAGTTCCACTCTCATCAGTGGATCATCTGGAAACACCCCTGCTTTTGGGAGCTCTTCTGCTGGTTGTAATCCTCCTGCATTTGGTGTGACGTCCTCTCCTAGCGTATCCCACTCTGTTGGTTTTGGCAGCCCGGCAGCTCCATCTGCAGCCTCCTTCTCATTTAAAACTTCTGAAACAACTAGTGGTTTTGGAACTTCTGGGTTTTCGGGGTTTGGCAATTCTTCTGCTGTAAACTCTTCAAGCACCACTCCACTTGCAGCCTTTGGAGCTTTTAATGCAGCAGTAGCAGCTTCTCCCTCACATTCAAGCAGTACTTTATTTGGACAGACTGCCACTGCCTCTGGACATAACATAACATCAGCGTCCTCTGCAGTCACAAACAATACTACAGCAGAAAAGTTATTTACACCAAAGAGTGAATTATCAGCTGAAGAGTTGAAACAATTTGAAGCAAAAAAGTTTACGATGGGAAAGATTCCTCTTAAGCCACCACCATTAGAACTTTTAAGTGTTTAG
- the NUP42 gene encoding nucleoporin NUP42 isoform X2, with translation MWAGAPNGNVLWVKCRLFFSFSCWDSYFKKQGTSRGGGGGWGTANQKYTNVIQPSTFKSNTWGGSRDHGRGFFGSSDFGSSGGSSRSADFSQNRFSALMNSQNIADGYKDEEERLLECVVKDMEIWESSGQWIFSSYSPMKEKPNVSGFLDFSPEELHLEYYNCRANNSIQNYINSVQQLAKQWKNRLLQLKALNASTKAALLSELKNTVTQPLPSFGFGGQQTSSFGLSSFPVNSSSNSASSFSFKTSSTLISGSSGNTPAFGSSSAGCNPPAFGVTSSPSVSHSVGFGSPAAPSAASFSFKTSETTSGFGTSGFSGFGNSSAVNSSSTTPLAAFGAFNAAVAASPSHSSSTLFGQTATASGHNITSASSAVTNNTTAEKLFTPKSELSAEELKQFEAKKFTMGKIPLKPPPLELLSV, from the exons ATGTGGGCAGGAGCCCCGAACGGGAATGTACTGTGGGTTAAATGCcggttgtttttttctttttcctgctgggaTAGTTACTTTAAGAAACAAG GTActagcagaggaggaggaggaggatggggtaCTGCTAACCAGAAATACACTAATGTTATCCAGCCGTCTACCTTTAAGTCTAATACATGGGGTGGCAGCAGAGATCACGGAAGAGGATTTTTTGGCTCCTCTGATTTTGGATCATCAggcggcagcagcagaagcGCAGACTTTTCACAGAACAGATTCTCTGCATTAATGAACAGTCAAAATATTGCTGATGGCTATAAAGATGAAGAGGAGAGACTTCT tgAATGTGTAGTGAAAGACATGGAAATTTGGGAATCTTCAGGACAATGGATATTTTCATCTTATTCACCGATGAAAGAAAAGCCGAATGTCTCGG GCTTTCTAGATTTCTCACCAGAAGAGTTGCATCTGGAGTATTATAACTGCAGAGCAAACAATAGCATCCAGAACTat ATAAATTCTGTCCAACAGTTAgcaaaacaatggaaaaatcGGCTGCTTCAGTTGAAAGCTTTAAATGCATCgacaaaagcagctttg CTATCTGAATTAAAGAACACAGTCACTCAACCATTGCCTTCCTTTGGATTTGGAGGACAGCAGACATCGAGCTTTGGGTTGTCAA GCTTTCCTGTGAACAGCAGCAGTAACAGTGCTAGCAGTTTCTCCTTTAAAACAAGTTCCACTCTCATCAGTGGATCATCTGGAAACACCCCTGCTTTTGGGAGCTCTTCTGCTGGTTGTAATCCTCCTGCATTTGGTGTGACGTCCTCTCCTAGCGTATCCCACTCTGTTGGTTTTGGCAGCCCGGCAGCTCCATCTGCAGCCTCCTTCTCATTTAAAACTTCTGAAACAACTAGTGGTTTTGGAACTTCTGGGTTTTCGGGGTTTGGCAATTCTTCTGCTGTAAACTCTTCAAGCACCACTCCACTTGCAGCCTTTGGAGCTTTTAATGCAGCAGTAGCAGCTTCTCCCTCACATTCAAGCAGTACTTTATTTGGACAGACTGCCACTGCCTCTGGACATAACATAACATCAGCGTCCTCTGCAGTCACAAACAATACTACAGCAGAAAAGTTATTTACACCAAAGAGTGAATTATCAGCTGAAGAGTTGAAACAATTTGAAGCAAAAAAGTTTACGATGGGAAAGATTCCTCTTAAGCCACCACCATTAGAACTTTTAAGTGTTTAG